From Procambarus clarkii isolate CNS0578487 chromosome 73, FALCON_Pclarkii_2.0, whole genome shotgun sequence, one genomic window encodes:
- the LOC138356646 gene encoding uncharacterized protein, with protein sequence MTVDTVSVTVDTVSVTVDTGDVTVDTVSVTVGTFSVTVDTVTVTVDTVTITVDTVTVGTVSLTVDNVSLTVDTISVTVNTVSVTVDTVSVTVHTVSLSVDTVTMTVDTVSRGCGHRLLDCGDRHYDCGHRHYDCGHRLRDC encoded by the exons atgactgtggacaccgtctccgtgactgtggacaccgtctccgtgactgtggacaccggcgACGTGACTGTGGATaccgtctcggtgactgtgggcaccttctccgtgactgtggacaccgtcactgtcacagtggacaccgtcactataactGTGGACACAGTCACTGTGGGCACCGTCTCTTTGACTGTGGACAACGTCTctttgactgtggacaccatctccgtgacagtgaacaccgtctccgtgactgtggacaccgtctccgtgactgtgcacACCGTCTCCTtgtctgtggacaccgtcactatgactgtggacaccgtctca cgtggttgtggacaccgtctccttgACTGTGgagaccgtcactatgactgtggacaccgtcactatgactgtggacaccgtctccgtgactgttga
- the LOC138356645 gene encoding uncharacterized protein — MTVDTVTMTVDPVTMSVDTVFVTVNTVTMTVDTITMTLDTISETVDTVIVTVNTVSVTVDTVIMTVDTVTMTVDTITMTLDTISGHHSHRDCGHRLLNTVSVTVDTVSVTVHTVSLSVDTVTMTVDTVSVTVDTVTMTVDTITINMDTITMTVDTVTMTVDTVNMTVDTVSVTVDPVSVTEDTATMTEDTVTMTVDTVNMTVDTVSVGSHTLTVETVTMTVDTVTMTVDTVSVTVDTVTVGSHTLTVETVTMTVDTVTMTVDTVSVTVDTVTTQSP; from the exons atgactgtggacaccgtcactatgactgtggaccccGTCACTAtgtctgtggacaccgtcttcgtgactgttaacaccgtcactatgactgtggacaccatcactatgactctggacaccatctccgagactgttgacaccgtcatcGTGACTGttaacaccgtctctgtgactgtggacaccgtcattatgactgtggacaccgtcactatgacagtggacaccatcactatgactcTGGACACCATCTCtggacaccacagtcaccgtgactgtggacaccgtctcc tgaacaccgtctccgtgactgtggacaccgtctccgtgactgtccaCACCGTCTCCTtgtctgtggacaccgtcactatgactgtggacaccgtctcagtgactgtggacaccgtcacaatgactgtggacaccatcacaaTAAATATggacaccatcactatgactgtggacaccgtcactatgactgtggacaccgttaatatgactgtggacaccgtctccgtgactgtggaccccGTCTCCGTGACTGAGGACACCGCCACTATGACtgaggacaccgtcactatgactgtggacaccgtcaatatgactgtggacaccgtctcc gtcggttcccacaccttgACTGTGgagaccgtcactatgactgtggacaccgtcactatgactgtggacaccgtctcagtgactgttgacaccgtcacc gtcggttcccacaccttgACTGTGgagaccgtcactatgactgtggacaccgtcactatgactgtggacaccgtctccgtgactgttgacaccgtcacc ACacagtctccgtga